ATACAATACCTATGGTGAGATCCCTGCCCCTTCCCTTTAAAAAGGTCTTTGAAAACGGCAAAACTGTTAGAAAAATGACTGGAGATATGATCAGAACACACAAGGCATCAAGAGTCCCAGGAGAACCACGAGACTTTGTTGACTGCTACCTTGATGAACTTGATAAGGTTTGTGTTGGAGCTTGTGAAGATAGGTTTGGTGTGATTTAAGAGAATACGTTGGCTCATAGCACTTCCAGTTGAGTAGGCTGCATTGTCAGATTATGTTCTTTTGTCAACAGAGAGGAAATGATGGATCTCCCTTTGATGAGGATCAGCTTGTGAGATATATTGTGGACTTGCATATTGCTGGATTAGACACCACTTCCAACACTCTTCTATCAGCATTTCTTTATCTCACAACACATCCAGACACTCAAGGTTTCAACTATACTTGTCTTAACTGTAAACAAATTGATTTTAGCAGATGTAGAGACATCAGTGATACATATGCCCTCTCTTTCTTGTTAATACAGACACTGactaatttatttatatggAGTAGATCCAGTTAAATGACAATTACAAAGTGCatatacaatttaaaatattgtatacATTTTGCTAATCTTGCAGAGAAATGCCAGAAGGAGATTGATGAAGTTCTTGGGGATAAAGCTCACGTGTCTTTTGAGGACAGAGTGAACATGCCATACACACAGGCTGTGATCCACGAGTGTCAGCGCTTTGGCATCACTGTTCCTACTGCCTTTCACTGCACCAACAGAGATACTCAGCTCAAGGGCTACAGAATTCCCAAGGTAAAAAATTCAGTTCATTTTTACCATTGAACAGTCACTAACTGGTGTCAATTGTTTATTTCTGTCTTCTCTTCTGTGATCCAGGGTACTTTCGTCATTGCAAACCTCTCCTCAGTGCTGAAGGAGGAAGGCCAATGGAAGTTTCCTCATGAGTTCAATCCAGCAAACTTCCTGAATGCACAGGGACAGTTTGAGAAGCCTGAGGCTTTTTTACCCTTTTCTGCTGGTGAGATATCAAAATAACATAAAGCACACTACAATTTCTCAAAGTGTTTTTGCAATGTCTTAAATTTTACAATAATTTCTCATTGTTTAAGGCCTACTTTATATCACATTCTCAGTGCTGATTAgtatatgtttatattcattTGAACAAATGTGGCCGAATTGAATTTGTGCTAACAAACGATGGTTCTATTTCAATGGGAAACAGACTGATGAACTGACATTTGAAATTTGTTAAATGTCCACAGGGCCTCGTGCGTGTCTTGGTGAAGGTCTGGCTCGTATGGAGCTCTTCCTCATCTTGGTGACTCTGCTGCGCCGGTTCCAGTTCTTCTGgcctgaagatgcaggagaacCAGACTTCACGCCTGTGTTTGGCGTCACTATCAGACCCAGGCCGTACAGGATGGGAGTCAGACTAAGACAGAAATAGAgaactgtaaaatataaatggAGAATGCAGAAATTTTCAAATTTAGGATAAACatggataataaataaataaataaacaaactacattttttaGGTGAACACGAATTACAATACTGAAGGAATGATTCAAAatcttatgaaaaaaaaaacaattaaatccAAATCTtacaatgaaatatatttgaaaactaattatatattatatttcaatgatatattaaaaatataatcaaaatgataagtagaatatttatttttttaaaggccatagtatttttcatatttacttTACCTGCTATTAGGCAATGT
This region of Hoplias malabaricus isolate fHopMal1 chromosome 17, fHopMal1.hap1, whole genome shotgun sequence genomic DNA includes:
- the LOC136673386 gene encoding cytochrome P450 2D3-like → MLGSLAVVWLFICLLFLFIRTQRPKNFPPGPQPVPIFGNLFQININNPLKDFERFAECYGKVYSVYFGTKPAVILTGLRAVKEALLTNSGDYLGRPQNILVSDVSEGKGIILVDYGPLWKEHRRFALMTLKNFGMGKQSMEDRILGETEHLIARLEKSAGGYMNPETLFHDAASNIIYLVLFGLRYDYEDNILKEYVRCFTENTRITNGGWGLIYDTIPMVRSLPLPFKKVFENGKTVRKMTGDMIRTHKASRVPGEPRDFVDCYLDELDKRGNDGSPFDEDQLVRYIVDLHIAGLDTTSNTLLSAFLYLTTHPDTQEKCQKEIDEVLGDKAHVSFEDRVNMPYTQAVIHECQRFGITVPTAFHCTNRDTQLKGYRIPKGTFVIANLSSVLKEEGQWKFPHEFNPANFLNAQGQFEKPEAFLPFSAGPRACLGEGLARMELFLILVTLLRRFQFFWPEDAGEPDFTPVFGVTIRPRPYRMGVRLRQK